TGAAaatatggcaacttaggctattttGGTAACTAATCATAGAAGATTGATAGAAtaatatcttgtaaagattagattagatttaatctggcatatcttgtaaatcccatgATTTAAGGGATGTTAATCTCGTttgtcgatgtaaatgtatcttgaccgtcagtTTTGGGgagctcaattataaatagaAAGCCTCCCCCTTATTTGTACttactccattcattgtttcattattctctgtgaataagagaatattgagagcatttactcaaacaattTGTATGCGTTCTTTCTGTTATTCTTTTGTtacttcttttggcataaatcgcttccgctatacaaattggtgccttggaggacttctaaaggaatcctcacttgagtaaaggctgacttaggtgagtttggacgaacggataGCCTAAGGCCGCACAGATCgtgagacgaaaggtctagccccgtgacattaTCATAAATTGTTAGAGTCGTGTGACTTAAATTcctgttaaaataaaatacaagtggcaaGATAATGGATGAACGAGGGCGAAGGTCGAATACAAGTTTACTTCctctatttgatatttgattagaataaggtgttttaaacttactgcattacttctgttagattttgattagaatatgattttacaaacctataaatagacatagcctATACTCCTCTtatattattcgaattcgacatagtgaattttcttcttctttaaccgtaattttttcccgaaaggttttcacgtaaaattttgTGTGTTctatttactttcttttctttacgaTACATTACCATTATTGACGTTCTAATTTCACATAATCAATAAATGGTTTTTCCATCTTCATGAGTATAAGAACTCACTCTGGTATTTTGTTTGGCATCATGCTCTACATCATCTCTAGAAGCATTGCCACGTCCTTTCCTCGTTACTCTCATCTCTCTTTGCAAAGATCTCTTTCCATTTTGGAAGTGGAATACATTTGGTCTAGCAATAATTGTTTCTCCATATTTTGTTGGATCTTTAAAGGAAGATGCATTCATATAGTTCATAAATGTTGCTTTTGTTGTTAGAATGAAGATCTCTTTCCTTTTTCAATAGCCTTTGATACATTGATGATGAGAAGAAGGAATAATATTGTGGTTGTGCAAAAATTTTCTTCCTATGAAATATGATAAGCCACATAACATCAATTACATACAAGCAAGTTTAAACCTCCATTGACCTTATTTTGAATATGGTTGTCACTTGCCTCAATGTCACATATCGTTATTATCAAAAGATGAAATAGTCATAGGACGATAACTcttcacatcaatattcattatTTTTAGAGTAGACAAAGACATAAGATTCATAGACGATTAATAATCAATGAATGCTCTTTTCATATGAAATCCATTGATAGTGTtactctttacataaaatgatttattattttaaggttagAAGTAAACATATCTGCCTCAATGAAAACAATGGCATTCGTATAGCCGACTACAATATTTCCCATAGGTCTTCAACTATGTTTCCGTATTGTTCTTTTGCTATCCGAACAAGAGTAATTGCGACTTCTTTTCTTGATTCTTCCATAAACCTAAGCTCCTCAAATAAGTATCTTAAGCTTGGAGTTTACATGAGTTAATTTTGTTGCTATCCTTAGAAGCACAATTTTGATGAAACATGATTTTATTTATCTCTTATTTAAAGATAGTTTTGGATATTAACattttcttgattcttaaaagataaataaaatcatattttatcaaaattatacTTCTAAAGATAACAACAAAGTTAACTcatgttttattaaaattgtgCTTCTAAAAATAGCAAACCCCCTCCCATTTTTTAGGACAAGTTTTTGTTTCTATCTCTAAAATCCatctatttctttaaatatttcaaaaacaggcccaaaaccctattttttctataaaaaaaaatccGCATTTTCTTCAAATTTAGCCTGAAAACCATTTGTTGCATCTAGGGCCTAAATAGCAATATCTGATAGAATCTAAGCTCCCAATTTCAAATGCCGTTATGACCGTGACCACTGGCCTTTCTGAGATTCTTTTTACCCTTCTAGTCGTCGCTCACTCCGGTCTCTTCTGCTAATGCGTGCTCGTCTCGGAACCATACCCTTCATCGCGTCCCTCCTCGATGAATGCTCATCCACCAAATCCCTCCACAAACTCAAACAGATTCATGCCAAAACGATTTTGCTTAATATTTCAAGCCACTCTTTCGTCCGAAACAAGCTTCTCTCAGCCTACGCCTCCTGTTCCCAAATGCGCGAAGCCCAtatcctcttcttcttcacttCTCGCCAACCCATTTTCCTCTACAACTCCCTCATCAGAGCCTACTCTTCTCTTCACCAATTCTCTCAATCCCTCGCCATTTTTCACCACATGATCATTGCCCAAAGGCCCTTTGACATTTTCACATTGCCTCCCGTTCTCAAATCTTGCGGACACTTATCTCATGTAACACTTGGAAGACAGCTCCATGGATCTGTTGTGGTTAATGGGTATTCATTCGATTTGGCAAATAACAATTCTTTGATCAGTATGTATGGAAAATGTGGTGAATTGGAGTGTGCGAAGAAactgtttgatgaaatgtctgtAAGAAGTTACGTATCGTGGTCCGCATTGATGATGGGATATGAGAAGTTTGGGATGGCGTCGGAAGTTCTTGGTTTGTTTGAACAAATGGCGGGGATGGGGATGGCGGTTGATGAGGTGACGTTGACTACAGTTTTGACAACATGCAGTCGCGAGGGGATGGTGGAAAAGGGGAAGGAGGTTTTTGAGAATATGGAAGAAAGGTTTGGAGTGAAGCCTGGATTAGAGCATTATACATGTATGGTGGATATGTTAGGGAAGGCGGGATTGGTGGAGGAAGCTGAGGAGTTGGTGATGGGCATGGAGTTAGAGACTGATCGGGCTTTGTGGAATGCTTTGTTGGCCGCTTGTAGGGTTCATGGGAAGGTGGGGGTGGCTGAAAGGGTGGAAAGAAGATTTGTGGGATAAGCTTGAATGTGGCTTATGGGATTATTTTCTTGGTATGGAATGGGATTTCTGTTGCTACAAAAACTATGCCTCAATGCTACAGAAGCTGGGTGTTGGAtacaaataatcaatacatttaaAATGTAATCAAGGCGAAATCCAAGGCGATGAAGACATAATATGGAATACTTCGTTGATGATGGTCCACCTTCCATATGTAATCAAGTTGCAATGCGGCGTCAAACATGTGTCCTGGAAGCTCATGTATCAGTGATGAGGCTACACCCAAGGTTTTATTTTGCCTGATTTTGGCGTCTTTCTATAAGAACCTAGAACTGTGAAGATAGTCTCCTTAAAATGGTTCATTGCTTAATAATTCCTTTGGGCTGATTTTAGCACTTCAATGGCAAATTCTGTCATGTTTGTACCTTTGTGTTGTGTTATAAGTACTCTGATGTTTGCTTGCTCCTCATAGGAGAAAGGACGCTCTCACCATAATTGCATGAAAGGTCCAATCTGTGTTTGCGTTAAAGGTACATGGTTTTAGCATTCATCTCCAAGCCAATTTGGTGGCTGCTGGAAACAAGATGTAAGAACGATCCCCTTTGTGGTATAAGGCACAACATAATCGTTAGTGAAGCAGATTAAAGAGGAAGTTTTATAAAGTGACATCATAAATTAGGTTTCTATATGCAATCGAGCTATTAAAGTTCAGATTCTGCAACATGTTACTCGATCTTTAGTCATCTTCTAAAGACCTGGAGTATATACTGAATGAACTTCTGCCTAGCCTACGTAGTGCCAACTAGGTGATCTAAGCTTGACAATCATTTCCATTAAGTCTCTTGGACCTTGGTGCCTTGTAGACTCATATTGGAAGTTCTTTGCCAAAGTATGAAAGAATCAATGTGCTTGTTTCTTTATTATTCATTGGTAGGTTTAATCACTTTCATATAATTCTCTTACAACAATTTCAGGGGCATACCCAGAAGACATTAAATCAAAGGAGAGCAACTCAAGCATTGCATAAATACTATCTTTGTCTATATGTGACTTGTCACCGGCAACAAATTCATGAACACAACCACTAATCTCAATTGAACTAAAACCCAGTTTCTTTTGTATCCCAAGTGCTTTCATTCTCCTCCTAACCTTGCTTGCCCCCACCCATCTCCCAACTGCTGCATATATGTTTGAGAGCAGCACATAATTGGAATCGCTACCAGGGTCCAATGCCACGAGGTTTTTCACTATCCTTTCGGCTAAGCTAATATCGCCATAATTTCTACATGCTGCTAACAATGACCCCAATACAACTTCATTTGGCTTCATAGGCATATTTCGTACAAGATCCCATGCTTCTTTCAACTTTCCAGCACGACTATAAAGATCAACTATGCAACCGAAATGCTCAATTCTAGGGGATATCTTATGAACTCTTCTCATAATATCAAAGTAACGGAGCCCTTCATCCACTAAACCAGCATGGCTACAAGCAGTAAGTGCTCCAGTAAAGCTGACCCCATTTGGTTTAAACCCTTCCTTCTGCATTGCATCAAAGTATTTCAAAGCTACCTCTGCAAATCCATTTACAGCAAACCCTACAATGATTGAATTCCACGATACTAATGATCGCTTCTGCATCTTGTCAAAAACTTCACGAGCAAATTCTATGCATCCACATCGCGAATACATATCAATCAACGAATTATTTACTCTAACATTGTTTCTAAAACTTTGTTTCAAAACAAGCCGATGAACCCATAAGCCAACACTAAGAGTACCCAAATTAGCACAAGCTGTTAAAACAGCTATGATG
This window of the Gossypium hirsutum isolate 1008001.06 chromosome A09, Gossypium_hirsutum_v2.1, whole genome shotgun sequence genome carries:
- the LOC107889205 gene encoding putative pentatricopeptide repeat-containing protein At1g68930; translated protein: MRARLGTIPFIASLLDECSSTKSLHKLKQIHAKTILLNISSHSFVRNKLLSAYASCSQMREAHILFFFTSRQPIFLYNSLIRAYSSLHQFSQSLAIFHHMIIAQRPFDIFTLPPVLKSCGHLSHVTLGRQLHGSVVVNGYSFDLANNNSLISMYGKCGELECAKKLFDEMSVRSYVSWSALMMGYEKFGMASEVLGLFEQMAGMGMAVDEVTLTTVLTTCSREGMVEKGKEVFENMEERFGVKPGLEHYTCMVDMLGKAGLVEEAEELVMGMELETDRALWNALLAACRVHGKVGVAERVERRFVG
- the LOC107889204 gene encoding pentatricopeptide repeat-containing protein At1g05750, chloroplastic, translated to MSLLPAITPASVTCPNSLISPPNPKTQPLSSNPNPRISLKPLESVVLWTSSISRHCRAGQLSQAAQEFTRMRLSGVEPNHITFITLLSGCAEFPSKGRDLGSLIHGYVCKLGLHKEDVMVGTALVEMYSKGEQVEVAKLVFDAMMVKNSVSWNTMIDGYMRNREYEKAVEVFDEMPQRDVISWTALINGFAKRGFYEEALDWFREMMIFGVEPDYVTIIAVLTACANLGTLSVGLWVHRLVLKQSFRNNVRVNNSLIDMYSRCGCIEFAREVFDKMQKRSLVSWNSIIVGFAVNGFAEVALKYFDAMQKEGFKPNGVSFTGALTACSHAGLVDEGLRYFDIMRRVHKISPRIEHFGCIVDLYSRAGKLKEAWDLVRNMPMKPNEVVLGSLLAACRNYGDISLAERIVKNLVALDPGSDSNYVLLSNIYAAVGRWVGASKVRRRMKALGIQKKLGFSSIEISGCVHEFVAGDKSHIDKDSIYAMLELLSFDLMSSGYAPEIVVRELYESD